From the genome of Paludisphaera rhizosphaerae, one region includes:
- a CDS encoding FliG C-terminal domain-containing protein produces the protein MNPTAPSARPTQRARDMGDPPRVTSPTANAPEAAPPIIDPPSITAIPPLRKAAIVLVSLEQSLSSQMLAHLDHAAVEAVTWEIARMDRVDPAEQAVVLEEFLALGLRRLCFVFEDVLRMDDRQLRAAFRPEDAEAWALALAGSAPPLRAKVLGALNTSAALVLQRHLENLGPFRLSDTEVAQVEVAELLRILSDQGAIDLPDPSGREEVLV, from the coding sequence ATGAATCCGACGGCCCCGTCCGCTCGACCGACGCAACGCGCTCGCGACATGGGCGACCCTCCGCGCGTGACCTCGCCCACGGCGAACGCGCCCGAGGCCGCGCCGCCGATCATCGATCCGCCGTCGATCACCGCCATCCCGCCCCTGCGCAAGGCGGCGATCGTACTGGTGAGCCTGGAGCAGTCGCTTTCCTCGCAGATGCTCGCCCACCTGGATCACGCCGCGGTCGAGGCCGTCACCTGGGAGATCGCCCGGATGGACCGCGTCGACCCGGCCGAACAGGCCGTGGTTCTGGAGGAGTTCCTGGCGCTCGGCCTGCGACGGCTCTGCTTCGTTTTCGAGGACGTCCTTCGCATGGACGACCGCCAGCTCCGAGCCGCGTTTCGCCCCGAGGACGCCGAGGCCTGGGCGTTGGCCCTGGCCGGCTCGGCTCCGCCGCTGCGGGCCAAGGTGCTTGGCGCGCTGAACACGTCGGCCGCCCTGGTGCTCCAGCGTCATCTGGAGAACCTTGGGCCGTTCCGGCTCTCGGACACGGAAGTCGCGCAGGTGGAGGTCGCGGAGTTGCTCCGGATCCTCTCCGACCAGGGCGCGATCGACCTGCCCGATCCCAGCGGCCGGGAAGAAGTGCTGGTCTGA